One genomic segment of Theobroma cacao cultivar B97-61/B2 chromosome 6, Criollo_cocoa_genome_V2, whole genome shotgun sequence includes these proteins:
- the LOC108662433 gene encoding uncharacterized protein LOC108662433 — translation MAQASVGEDDLVIYILNGLAPEFKELSITIRARESAISFEELHDKFIDFETTLKQDDSYPITLCEKPSHTAKICRLNKSSIKELAVNIATASQFHDNKNQVVDSGASHHVTTDLNNLSLYIEYGGPEEIVVGDGFKHGGTISERSE, via the exons ATGGCTCAAGCTTCAGTAGGAGAGGACGATCTAGTAATCTATATATTGAATGGTTTAGCACCTGAATTCAAGGAATTATCAATAACTATCAGAGCAAGGGAATCTGCCATATCATTTGAAGAACTTCATGACAAATTCATAGATTTTGAGACAACATTGAAACAAGATGATTCTTATCCTATCACA CTTTGTGAGAAACCAAGTCACACTGCAAAGATTTGTAGGCTCaacaaatcaagcatcaaggAACTAGCTGTTAACATTGCAACAGCCTCTCAATTTCATGATAACAagaatcaggtggtagattcAGGGGCATCTCACCACGTGACAACAGACTTGAACAATCTGTCACTCTACATTGAATATGGTGGTCCAGAAGAGATAGTTGTTGGTGATG GATTTAAGCATGGGGGCACTATTAGTGAGAGGTCTGAATAA
- the LOC18595766 gene encoding late embryogenesis abundant protein D-7, whose protein sequence is MASHEQSYRAGKAEGRARERGEQMKDKAEAAKQKTFEATQEAKDKTYQTGQAAKESAESAKEKTGGILQQTGETVMNKAQGAAVAVKHTFGMADADEDEDNYPYRRDTSNY, encoded by the exons ATGGCATCCCATGAGCAGAGCTACAGAGCAGGAAAAGCTGAAGGCCGAGCTCGA GAAAGGGGCGAGCAGATGAAGGACAAGGCTGAAGCTGCCAAGCAAAAGACTTTTGAGGCAACTCAAGAAGCCAAGGACAAGACTTACCAGACAGGCCAGGCTGCTAAAGAGAGTGCGGAATCGGCCAAGGAGAAAACTGGTGGAATCCTACAACAGACTGGGGAGACGGTGATGAACAAGGCGCAAGGGGCTGCTGTTGCTGTCAAGCACACCTTCGGAATGGCTGATGCTGATGAGGATGAGGATAATTATCCTTATAGAAGGGATACTAGTAATTACTAG
- the LOC18595770 gene encoding uncharacterized protein LOC18595770: TLSHTIFLQFIIFTSKRSLGRYSSPVSRNFCSRDAKQCLPESPLGLGFGSAKDVKEWEDTRCPICMEHPHNAVLLRCSSFEKGCRPFMCNTSYRHSNCLDQFCKSSVSSPSTALLQEIHLGNMTSTSRSWRDPSPFHDHAGADGGLQPKLVCPLCRGAIYGWSVVEPARRFMNSKARNCSSETCDFSGTYGELRKHARSEHPLVRPTEVDPERQHDWTRLERERDYEDMLSSIQPVVREESDGESIPDLDDFRSWLTLNLAYLTLALELISDPRSTERGQFGGPGVTMFSYLGGTNRANREHNSSVPDRDLLGHRNSSSLGERFQGRHRSSQGMLQPRHHSSPSESSFRGRRQSSQADRARRGQGLLWRANGSHTFNNRQ; encoded by the exons ACCCTCTCTCAcacaatttttctccaatttattatttttacatcGAAACGTTCCCTTGGTAGATATTCATCTCCTGTTTCCAGAAATTTCTG TTCCAGGGATGCCAAGCAATGCCTACCTGAGAGTCCATTGGGATTGGGATTTGGATCAGCCAAGGATGTTAAAGAGTGGGAGGATACAAGGTGCCCCATCTGCATGGAACACCCGCACAATGCGGTACTTTTGCGGTGTTCTTCCTTTGAGAAGGGCTGTCGGCCTTTCATGTGCAATACAAGTTACCGCCATTCAAATTGTCTTGACCAGTTCTGTAAGTCATCTGTGTCATCTCCTTCAACCGCATTGTTGCAGGAAATTCATTTGGGAAACATGACCTCTACTTCTCGTAGTTGGAGGGATCCATCACCTTTTCATGATCACGCAGGGGCTGATGGTGGTTTGCAGCCAAAGCTTGTTTGCCCTCTCTGTCGAGGGGCGATTTATGGCTGGAGTGTAGTAGAACCTGCTCGACGGTTTATGAATTCTAAAGCCAGGAATTGTTCTTCTGAGACATGTGATTTTAGTGGGACTTATGGTGAACTCAGGAAGCATGCTAGGTCTGAACATCCTTTGGTCCGACCAACAGAAGTGGACCCGGAGCGACAGCATGATTGGACAAGGTTGGAGCGTGAAAGGGATTATGAGGACATGCTTAGCTCAATCCAACCAGTTGTTAGGGAAGAAAGCGATGGAGAAAGCATTCCAGATCTCGATGACTTTCGTTCTTGGTTGACTCTAAATCTTGCATACTTGACACTTGCACTTGAGTTAATCAGTGATCCGAGAAGTACAGAACGAGGACAATTTGGGGGACCGGGAGTTACTATGTTTAGTTACCTAGGAGGAACTAATCGTGCTAATAGGGAGCACAATAGTTCCGTACCAGATAGAGATCTCCTTGGCCACCGCAACAGTTCTTCACTAGGAGAGAGATTTCAAGGTAGACACCGCAGCTCACAGGGCATGCTCCAGCCGAGGCATCATAGTTCACCATCGGAGAGCAGTTTCCGAGGAAGGCGCCAGAGTTCACAAGCAGACAGAGCACGTCGTGGCCAAGGATTGCTATGGCGAGCAAACGGTTCACATACATTCAATAATAGGCAGTAA
- the LOC18595771 gene encoding monothiol glutaredoxin-S15, mitochondrial produces MARLLSNAVFKGIAGLSAARSSTKALGSFYRDGLKYSTTVPGDRDTHEDFRPTNKVQGSPVSLKDVVEQDVKENPVMIYMKGVPDFPQCGFSSLAVRVLKHYNVPLSARNILEDPELKTAVKAFSHWPTFPQIFINGEFIGGSDIILNMHQSGELKDKLKGIAASPKSE; encoded by the exons ATGGCTAGATTATTGTCAAACGCGGTCTTCAAAGGCATCGCCGGTCTCTCCGCTGCTCGCTCGAGTACAAAA GCACTTGGATCCTTCTACCGTGATGGGTTGAAATACTCGACAACTGTCCCCGGTGACCGTGATACacatgaagattttagacccACCAATAAGGTTCAGGGTTCTCCTGTTTCTTTGAAAGATGTTGTTGAGCAG GATGTCAAGGAAAATCCTGTGATGATTTACATGAAAGGGGTACCTGATTTTCCTCAATGTGGATTCAGTTCACTTGCAGTAAGAGTGTTGAAACATTACA ATGTTCCTTTAAGTGCAAGAAATATTCTGGAAGATCCTGAGCTGAAAACTGCTGTTAAAGCCTTCAG CCACTGGCCCACATTTCCACAGATATTTATTAACGGGGAGTTTATTGGAGGTTCAGATATAATTCTCAATATGCACCAG AGCGGAGAACTGAAGGACAAGCTCAAGGGTATTGCAGCCAGCCCCAAGTCCGAATAA
- the LOC18595772 gene encoding periodic tryptophan protein 2 homolog has translation MNYRFQNLLGAPYRGGNAVITQNTNLISPVGNRVSVTDLVKSQTVTLPDQSSSNIRRIAASPDGVFLLTIDDNNRCLFINIPRRGVLHRITFKHPVSAVKFNPNGKYVAVAAGKLLQIWKSPGFKREVFGFELVRTFADCNDKILAIDWDNESKYLIVGTKDLTVRLFFVDKVKGSYKKPFSFLGHKDSVVGCFFGVDKKSNRVNKVYTIARDGFIFSWSYSGNDAKINDFRDEVLEDDEPPSPGTPEKDGEGIVKKRKDFDGKESGFGEDEDYLSGGAWELTKHCFMQAPAKLTACDYHRGLDLVVVGFSNGVFGLYQMPDFVCIHLLSISREKITTAVFNDLGNWLTFGCAELGQLLVWEWRSESYILKQQGHYFDVNTLAYSPDSQLLATGADDNKVKVWTVSSGFCFVTFTEHTNAVTALHFMANNHCLLSASLDGTVRAWDLLRYRNFRTFTTPSSRQFVSLAADQSGEVICAGTQDSFEIFVWSMKTGRLLDVLSGHEGPVHGLMFSPTNAILASSSWDKTVRLWDVFEGKGTVETFPHAHDVLTVTYRPDGKQLACSTLDGQIHFWDPIDGFLMYTIEGRRDIAGGRLMTDRRSAANSSSGKCFTSLCYSADGSYILAGGSNRFICMYDVADQVLLRRFQITHNLSLDGVLDFLNSKNMTAAGPLDLIDDDNSDTEEGIDKQTRGNMGYNLPGSMPNHGRPVVRTKCLKIAPTGRSFSAATTEGVLVYSIDESFIFDPTDLDIDVTPEAIDAALNEDQPSRALILSLRLNEDTLIKKCIFSVSLVDVPAVASSIPCRYLQRLIEALVDLLERCPHLEFVLCWCQELCQVHGNSIQQNSRNLLPALKSLQKAITIIHQDLADTCASNEYMLRYLCSVSIKK, from the exons ATGAATTACCGTTTCCAGAACCTCCTAGGCGCCCCTTACCGCGGCGGCAACGCCGTCATAACACAAAACACCAACCTAATCTCTCCCGTAGGCAACCGCGTCTCCGTCACCGACCTCGTCAAATCCCAAACCGTAACCCTTCCTGATCAGTCATCCAGCAACATCCGCCGAATTGCTGCCTCACCTGACGGCGTTTTCCTCCTCACCATCGATGACAACAACCGTTGCCTCTTCATCAACATCCCGCGGCGCGGGGTGTTGCACCGCATAACTTTTAAGCATCCCGTAAGTGCCGTCAAGTTTAACCCCAATGGGAAATACGTAGCCGTGGCAGCAGGCAAATTGTTGCAAATTTGGAAATCTCCTGGGTTTAAAAGGGAAGTTTTTGGGTTTGAATTGGTTAGAACTTTTGCTGATTGCAATGACAAGATATTGGCAATTGATTGGGATAAtgaatcaaaatatttgattgtTGGGACTAAAGATTTGACTGTGCGGTTGTTTTTTGTGGATAAAGTAAAGGGTAGTTATAAAAAACCGTTTTCGTTTCTGGGGCATAAAGATTCAGTTGTTGGCTGCTTCTTTGGTGTTGATAAGAAGAGTAATAGGGTTAATAAGGTGTACACAATTGCTCGTGatggttttatttttagttggaGTTATAGTGGCAATGATGCTAAAATTAATGACTTTAGAGATGAAGTTCTGGAGGATGACGAGCCACCTTCTCCAGGAACACCAGAGAAGGATGGGGAAGGGATTgtgaagaaaaggaaggaTTTTGATGGTAAAGAAAGTGGCTTTGGTGAAGATGAGGATTATTTGAGTGGAGGGGCATGGGAGTTGACAAAACATTGTTTCATGCAGGCTCCGGCAAAATTGACTGCTTGTGATTATCACAGGGGGCTTGATCTTGTTGTGGTGGGATTCTCTAATGGGGTTTTTGGATTATATCAGATGCCGGATTTTGTGTGCATCCATTTATTATCGATATCGAGGGAGAAGATTACAACAGCTGTTTTCAATGACCTTGGGAATTGGTTGACATTTGGTTGTGCAGAGTTGGGGCAGTTATTGGTGTGGGAGTGGCGGTCCGAGAGTTATATACTGAAGCAGCAGGGACATTACTTTGATGTGAATACTCTGGCTTATTCGCCAGATTCACAACTATTGGCTACTGGAGCTGATGATAACAAAGTgaag GTATGGACTGTTTCCTCAGGCTTTTGCTTTGTAACCTTCACCGAGCACACTAATGCAGTGACTGCACTCCATTTTATGGCTAATAACCATTGCCTCTTAAGTGCATCTCTGGATGGTACTGTTCGTGCATGGGATCTGTTGCGCTATCGAAATTTTAGAACATTTACTACCCCTTCTTCTAGGCAGTTTGTTTCTTTGGCAGCTGATCAAAGTGGTGAAGTGATTTGTGCAGGAACTCAAGATTCATTTGAG ATTTTTGTTTGGTCAATGAAGACGGGTCGCTTATTGGATGTACTTAGTGGTCATGAAGGTCCTGTTCACGGATTGATGTTTTCTCCGACAAAT GCAATATTAGCTTCATCATCATGGGACAAAACTGTTCGGTTGTGGGATGTATTTGAAGGAAAAGGCACTGTAGAAACGTTTCCACATGCACACGATGTTCTGACAGTTACATATCGTCCAGATGGAAAGCAATTGGCTTGCAGCACATTAGATGGACAGATTCATTTTTGGGACCCTATTGATGGCTTTTTAATGTACACGATTGAGGGTCGTAGGGATATAGCTGGAGGACGTCTCATGACCGATCGAAGATCAGCAGCTAACTCAAGTTCAGGAAAGTGCTTCACATCCTTGTGTTATTCTGCTGATGGGAGTTACATCTTAGCTGGAGGAAGTAACAGATTCATCTGTATGTATGATGTTGCTGATCAG GTTCTACTTCGACGGTTTCAAATAACTCACAACCTCTCTTTGGATGGAGTTCTTGACTTTTTGAACTCAAAGAATATGACAGCAGCTGGCCCATTGGatttgattgatgatgataaCAGTGATACAGAAGAAGGTATTGACAAACAAACCCGAGGAAATATGGGATATAATCTTCCAGGATCCATGCCTAATCATGGAAGGCCTGTTGTCCGAACAAAGTGCCTAAAAATTGCACCCACGGGACGAAGTTTTTCAGCAGCAACAACCGAGGGTGTTCTTGTTTATTCAATTGATGAATCCTTTATCTTTGATCCCACAGATCTTGATATAGATGTTACGCCAGAG GCCATTGATGCAGCACTTAATGAAGATCAGCCAAGCAGAGCTTTAATTCTTAGCTTGCGTTTGAACGAGGATACACTAATTAAAAAGTGTATTTTCTCTGTCAGTCTAGTTGATGTTCCAGCAGTTGCTTCATCAATCCCTTGCAGATATTTGCAAAGGTTAATAGAGGCATTAGTGGACCTTCTGGAAAGGTGCCCACACTTAGAGTTCGTGCTTTGCTGGTGTCAG GAACTCTGTCAAGTTCATGGTAACTCCATTCAGCAGAATTCCAGAAATCTTCTACCTGCTTTAAAATCTTTACAGAAGGCAATCACCATAATTCACCAGGATTTGGCAGATACATGTGCTTCCAATGAATATATGCTTCGATACTTATGCTCTGTTAGCATCAAGAAATGA